The following are from one region of the Schistocerca cancellata isolate TAMUIC-IGC-003103 chromosome 11, iqSchCanc2.1, whole genome shotgun sequence genome:
- the LOC126108126 gene encoding zinc finger protein 83-like isoform X3, which produces MSMMGNNFGDFTCSTCLQRFSSKYSLIMHVFIHIDAVDVPSHVCRCCGEVFHSDNCLNKHMMKKEEDRTLIAHPLADTRKLHKCSGMCSCGQFTNIDHISQRCYSEPDNYSLCRNNSKLVSTCTVHTKPYKCGKCCKSFAYASRLQAHAVVHSGIKSYKCDVCGKLFARCDHLKNHKLVHSKVKSYKCDVCGKLFARVHNLKNHALVHSGVKSYKCDTCGKLFARVHNLNAHAVMHLGVKSHKCHVCEKLFTRIDNLKSHILLHSKVKSHKCNVCGKMFARADYLKYHEQALHPGMKPHKCDVCGESFATLRDVKYHLLVHSGA; this is translated from the coding sequence ATGAGCATGATGGGGAATAACTTTGGTGACTTCACCTGTAGTACATGCCTACAAAGATTTTCATCAAAATACAGCCTCATAATGCACGTGTTCATTCATATTGATGCTGTGGATGTGCCATCACATGTTTGTAGATGTTGTGGTGAAGTGTTTCACAGTGATAATTGTCTGAATAAGCACATGATGAAAAAAGAGGAAGATAGGACTCTAATTGCTCACCCACTTGCTGACACCAGGAAGTTACATAAATGTAGTGGTATGTGTTCATGTGGGCAGTTTACAAACATTGATCATATATCACAGAGGTGCTATAGTGAACCCGATAACTACTCTCTTTGTCGAAACAACTCTAAATTAGTTTCTACATGCACAGTACACACAAAGCCATACAAATGTGGCAAATGTTGCAAATCCTTTGCTTATGCTTCTCGTCTCCAAGCCCATGCTGTAGTGCATTCTGGAATAAAGTCATACAAATGTGATGTTTGTGGCAAACTGTTTGCAAGATGTGATCATCTTAAAAATCACAAATTAGTGCATTCTAAAGTAAAGTCATACAAATGTGATGTTTGTGGCAAACTGTTTGCTAGAGTTCATAATCTCAAGAATCATGCTTTAGTGCATTCTGGAGTGAAATCATACAAATGTGATACTTGTGGCAAATTGTTTGCTCGAGTTCATAATCTCAATGCCCATGCAGTAATGCATCTTGGGGTGAAATCACACAAATGtcatgtttgtgaaaaattgtttACTAGAATTGATAATCTCAAAAGCCATATCCTATTGCATTCTAAAGTGAAGTCACATAAATGTAATGTTTGTGGCAAAATGTTTGCTAGAGCTGATTATCTCAAATACCATGAGCAAGCACTGCATCCTGGCATGAAACCACATAAATGTGATGTGTGTGGCGAATCTTTTGCTACCCTTCGTGATGTCAAGTACCATTTATTAGTACATTCTGGGGCATAA